From the Candidatus Binatus sp. genome, the window CCGAGCGTCACACGATCATCACTGACCTGGACAAAGGGGTGATGTACGTGATCGATCCAAAGGCGAAGAGCTACTTCGAGATCGAGTTTCCGCCCAAGGGGCAGATGGCGGCAATGATGGCGGCAAGCCAGAGCGCGGCGATGAACTTCAAGAAGGCCGGCACCACGCGCGAGATCGCAGGCTACAAGTGCACCGACTACAACGGCGGCGGGCACATGATGCAGGGCGACTACACGGTCAAGGAATGCTTCTCGACCGCTGCGCCTGGCGCCAAGGAGTTTTCGGCGTTCGAGAAAAATATGGCGGAAAAGCTCAAGCGCGCGGGCGCCGGTCCGACCAGCAGCGGCGAGATTCCAGGCGGAATGCCGCTCGCGACGGACTCGACGATGAAGATGGGGCACGTCTCGATGCCGGGGATGGCGCCGGAGCAGGCCGCCAAGATTAACGAGATGATGGCGAAACGTCCGCCGGTTGTGATCACCCAGATGGTCGAGAAGATCGAATCAAAGAAGTTGGCGGACGCCGATTTTGAGGTTCCCGCAGGCTTCACCAAGAAAGAACTGCCGGCCGGGCCGGGCATGGGCGCAATGAAGATGGCGCCAGGCAATATGAAAATGGCGCCGGCTGCGGGTGCGTCGCCGGCGGCGCATTGAGTCGCCCAAGCGGACTCGCGCGCGCATTCATGCTCTCGCCGCGAGTGAGTTGAACAAAAAGAGAGCGGGGTCCGCCGGGGCCCCGCTCTTCTTTTCGATCTAGCGCGAAAAACTACATCGTGGTTGGCGCGGATGCCTGCTGCCGCCGCCGGTGGCCGTTGCTCGCGCAGGCGCTATTCACTTGGTGATTGCGCCGGTGGATTCGGCGACCAGTTCCGCGAGATCGCGCACCCGCATGGTCTCTTCGAGCGAGCGCGACTTCACCGCGTCTTCGAGCATCGTCATGCAGAACGGGCATCCCACCGCGATGCACTCGGGCTTGGCCTCGTTCAATTGATCGAAGCGCTTCTCATTGATCCGCGTGCCCTCGTGTTCCTCCTTCCAGAAGCATCCACCGCCCGCGCCGCAGCAGAAGGTGCGATTCTTGGACTGTTCGACCTCGGCCACCTCGGCGCCGGGGATCGCGCCGAGCGCGCTTCGTGCGCCGTCCCATTTGCGATTGTGGCGCGCCATGTAACACGGGTCGTGATAGGTGATGCGCTGGTTGATCTCGCCGCGGGGCTTCAAACGTCCGGCCTGGATTAGTTCGTCGATAAACTCGGCTTCATGCACCACCGTATAGTTGCCGCCGAAGTCCGGATACTCATTCTTCAGGTTGTGATAGCAATGCGGGCATTGAGTGACTATTCGCCGCGGCTTGTAGCGATTGAGCGTCTCGACGTTCTGCGCGGCGACGGTAGCGTACAGGTATTCGTTGCCCAGGCGCCGGGCCGGGTCGCCGGTGCAGATCTCCTCGCGCCCGAGGATCGCAAACTTGACGCCGGCCTGTTTCATCAAGGCCGCGAACGACTTGCTTACGCGCTGGATGCGTTCGTCGTACGAGCCCGCGCATCCCACCCAATACAGCACGTCGATCTCTGACGGATCGTCGAGCGCGGCGATCTCGGGAATTTCAAGTCCATCCGCCCATTCGGCGCGCTTTTCCCGGGCAAGGCCCCACGGATTTCCCTGGTTCTCGATTCCCTTGAAGGCGCCCGTCAGTTCGGTCGGGAACCTCGACTCCATCAGCACGTCGTAGCGCCGCATGTCCA encodes:
- a CDS encoding DUF4412 domain-containing protein is translated as MRKLTALVAGMTLAMTALPAAAGVVITQKQHVVNGANTRDAEQTISVQGNKQKMETERHTIITDLDKGVMYVIDPKAKSYFEIEFPPKGQMAAMMAASQSAAMNFKKAGTTREIAGYKCTDYNGGGHMMQGDYTVKECFSTAAPGAKEFSAFEKNMAEKLKRAGAGPTSSGEIPGGMPLATDSTMKMGHVSMPGMAPEQAAKINEMMAKRPPVVITQMVEKIESKKLADADFEVPAGFTKKELPAGPGMGAMKMAPGNMKMAPAAGASPAAH